Within the Candidatus Micrarchaeia archaeon genome, the region TGTACACTGTGCACGAGCCGCTCGAACTCCGCTTCATGTAAAGCGCGAGCTGGAACGGGGTCGGATATTCGGAGATGTTGACGTTGTTCAAGTGCACGTATCCGTAAGAAGTGCTCGTCCTGTTTCCCGCCGCGATCACATCCCCGCTCACCCTCACTTCGAAAAGGACAGTGCACCCGCTCGCGCTCGCAGAAATTTCAACCGATATGTTGGCCAAATCCCCGTTCTTCGCGCCGATCGTGAGGCTCTTCACCTGCGTGAAGCCGGTGTTAGTGGTGCTCACCACCGCATTGCTCGTCACGTTGGTGACGTTCCAGGCCATGGAGCCTGAGCGGTCAAGCACAAGCATGAGGTCAACTGAAACCACGCCGAAGCTCTGGTTGTATATCCCTCCGCTGTTGTTCAGCACGTCGACGCACTGCGCGTATACATCATGGTATCCCACGGCCATCTCCCCTATGTTGTAATAATAATCCTCGGTCGGGGAGTCATACGCCCCGTCCGCGGGCTCAGCATCAATCCACGCCCCGTCGTCCACCTTCACGACGCACTTCTTTATGTTGCGGTTCCCGGTGTAGTAATCCGTAGCCGACCCGCTCATGCTTATGTTGGTGAGCGTTGTCGGGTATTCAGTATGGTTCATGAACGTTATTATCGGCCCTATCACATCTGCCATGGTGACGTTGAAATACAGGTACGCGGTAGGGCCGCGGTTCCCCGCGGCGTCCGTGCAGTCCACCCATGCCACGTGCTGCCCGTTGGTGTGCTTGCCCACGTTCCTGTCCACCTGCTCCAGCACTGAGTGCGAGAACGTGCCATCCACCGCGTCCATGTCCGTCCACGCCCCGTCGTCTATCTTCACTCTCGCGGATTGGATGAAGCTTGCTCCGGTTGCCGTGTCGTTGCACAGTGCAGTCACCGTCACGTTGTCAATAGTGCTCGCGTTCTCCGGGCTGGCATTAATCAGGCTCACAACCGGGCCGAGAACGTCCTGGGTCGGGCCGCAGCAGCAGTTCGGGGCCCCGACTCCGCAGGTGTAATCGTTCGCCGAAACGTAGTCCTCCCCGTTGGCCACGCACATGGTCGGAGTGGCCCTGCACGTCCCGCTGTCGTAGCCCCTCGCGAGGCACAATCCGGTGCAGCTGGTCTCCCTGTTCACGTGCACATTCAGGTTCACCACGCACGAACCGTCGTTTTCGCTGTCCACGACCACCGTGCCCGTGTATGTTCCAGGAGCCTGTTCCGGCGGGATGCTGAAATCAATCTGGAGGTTGGCGCTCTCGCCTTTCGGTATTGTTTCAGGGAGCGAGCCTATGGAGGCAATAGCGGCCACCGAACCGGAGAGCACGGAAGTCAGTCCGGTAACCTCGGAGTCCGCGTTGTTCGAAACCACTATATCCTCGCTTTCGCTCCCGCTCGAATTGAACGCCTTGCTCAGGAACTGCGGGTCGCACGCGAGCCCGGCCTGCCCTATGAGCACCTTTCCCGTCTCCAGGTACTGGACCAGCACCTTCTGCCTGCCCCTGGCCGAGGGAAGCCCCCCTACCAGATCGGCCTTCGCGTTGGCAAAAACGTCCGTAGTGCCGCCAGAAGTCTGTATGGTGAGCACAATCCTCCTTCCGCTTATATTCACCTGCGTGATGTCCTGGGGAAGGTAAACTTCCACGTATTCCTTGGTGTTCGGGCCGAGTGCGTACACGTAATCCGCGGATCCGGAAAGCCGCCCCACCGCATCCTCGGCCTGTGAAATCTTCAGGCTGTCCGCGGAATATGCTGTAGCAAGGTAAAACGTGACAGCCACCACCGTCAAAGCCATGGCTATCACGAGAAGCTGTTCCAGGGATGCCTGCGCCTTCTTCATTTTATAACCTGACTACAAATGCTTCCACTTCCAGGAATGGTGGCCCTTGGACCTGAAAGCGCTTAGATTCATCGTGCTCTGGTCTTTGGGCTGGGCCTTTATCTTATTTTTCTTGGCTTTCACTTTTTTTGCAGCATGCTCCCCCGCTCCATTTCCAGGCACCGGCCCTGGGCCGCCCCCTCTGCCCATCCCGTCCCCTATGGATATGCCCCTGTCGCCTATGTCAAAGCCGTACATTCCAAGCGGATGCTTGGTGGCCCGCATCTTCCTAACGGATATGGCGCGCCTCGACATATGCGGCCTCTTTTCGTCTTTTATGAGCGAGAGCACTATCACTCCGTCCACTATGAACTCCTCTATGCCGGTGGTCGAGAATATCTCCGCGTTGTCCTTTATGTCTGAAATCACTATCGCCGTGCAGCCCATCTTTTTTATTTCCCTGTCCAGCTGGACCAGGCCGTGCCTTATCTGGTTGGGGTCGCTGAAATAGGTGAGGAGCACGGAATACGAATCCACCACCAGCCTCTTCGCACCTATCTTTTCAATGGAATCCGCGATTATCTGCTTCAGCGAATCGAACTTGTAGATTTCGGGCTTTATCACCATCATCTTTTTCTTCTCTATCAATTCGTCAAGGTCCCAGCCGAAAAGGCTCATGTTGTTTACCAGGCTTTGGGGGCTTTCTTCCAGCGTGACGTAAACCCCCGGTTCGTCAGAGTATCTGGCGCCCTGGTAAAGAAATTGCATTGCGAACGTGCTTTTCCCGGTTCCGCAGGCGCCGGAAAGGAGCGTGATTGTTTTCTGCGGAAGGCCGCCTTGGAGCATGCTGTCAAGCCGCGGGAATCCGGTGGACACCCGCACAATCCTCGTATCCTGCTTTTTCTTGGCAAACATGGACTCACCTGAAACTCCGCCTGCGCATGGAAGACTTTTTGAGCTGCGCGTTCCAAGCATGGCCCGGAAACCTGTTTACCTTTTCGGGCTTTGCATCTTCCATGCCCTTTCCTTTCGTGTTCCTACCGATCCAATCTACTTTTGCGTTAACTTATTTAAACTATTCGTGCCGCCCGCTCCGGAAAAACACGCCCGCGCAAATCATTTCTCGAAAACCTCCTTATTGCGACAAGCGGGCTGGAATCCTTCCCGCGCAAACCATAGTAAAATATATAAAGATAATTGCCGAGCGTCTTAGTTGTATTCCAGGGTAGCCTGGAATGGTGGTTAAATGAATATGAAAGGCGACACTAAAAACAAAAGAGGCCAGGCGGCACTCGACTTCCTGATGACATACGGATGGGCAATAGCACTGGTCGTGATTATTGCCGCAGTGCTGTTTGCATTAGGCGTCTTCGACGTGAACAACTTCGTGGGCAACAAGGCCGTGGGGTTCTCCCAGATAGCAGTGAAGGGTTGGGGGCTTAGTCCAGCAGGAACCATGACAATCAAGCTGAGCAACCAGGCCGGCGTTCCCGTGAGCATTGACAACGTTTCAATCGTAATCGGAAACACCACTGCGACTATGAGCGGTCTGCCGGTTTCGCTCACTACTGGAGCCGATTCGAGCATACTCAGCACATCTGCAGCTGCTTTCGGGGCCCAGACGGCAGGTTCAAGTTATACAGCGAAGGTGACCATCTCATACACGGACACCAACGCGAACTTCCCGTACGTAACCTCGGGCACCATAACCGGAAAGGTAGCATAACCTTCCCATTTTTTATATTTTTTATTTCAACCTGCCTCCGTTTTTCCAGTTTACCCAGCATCAGGGCAATCTTTAAATTCCTGCTCCTATTTCCTCTAAATGGTGAATTTATGAAATACCTGATTGGATTCCTGGTTGCTTTCGGCCTGCTCTCCATGGGCTGCGTCAACACCCCGCCAGGAGGGGACCGCGATTCCCACGGCTGCATCCCGTCCGCTGGATATACGTGGTGCGACGCTATGCAGCAGTGCATAAGGCCCTGGGAGCAGAACTGTACCTTGGTGCTGGATGGCAACGACACCGACTCGCACGGCTGCATAGGTTCAGCCGGTTACACGTGGTGCGACACGCTCCAGAAATGCATGCGGCCCTGGGAGGAAAATTGCACCGCGATGCTGGTTGGAAACGACAGCGACGAGCATGGCTGCATAGGCAGCGCTGGTTACACGTGGTGCGCGGCCAAGGCTAAGTGCATCAGGGTGTGGGAGGAAAACTGCACGAATTCCTCGCTTGAGCCTGAAGCCCGGGAATTCTGCGGAGATGAAAACATTTCCGCGGTTTACGTGTGCGGGGAATACATACGCACCGTGAGTTCCCTCATGGGCGGCGGCTCCACCTTCTACACGAACGGGACGAAAGTGGTGCAGTGCCCTGTGGTCGGCCCGGATTCTATGAGCGACCAGTGCAAGCAGCTCCTGCTCGGGAACAACTGCGCGGAGCAGCAGGTCTGCTGAACTCTTCTTTTTTGCATTTTTTATTATTCTCATCTTCAGCGCAGATACGAGTAAAAATCTTGGGTTTGAATGTCATTGGGTGATACGCATGGCAAAGAAAGGTTACGCAACCAATCTTGAAAAGCAGACCGAGGATAACGATAATTTCAGGCAGGTGCTTTACACCGGGAAACACAGCCAGCTCGTGCTCATGAGCCTCAACCCTGGCGAGGAAATCGGGATGGAAGTGCACGAGCACTTGGACCAGTTCTTCAGGTTCGAGTCCGGCGAGGGCATCGTCCTCATAGACGGGGTTCAGCACAAAGTGTCCGACGGCTCCGGAGTGATCGTGCCAGCCGGCGCGAACCACAACGTGATTAACGCCTCCAAGACTTCCAAGCTGAAGCTTTACACGATATATTCACCCCCTGAGCACCAGGACAAGGTGGTTAAGCGCACCAAAGCCGATGCATTGGCCCAGCCCGAGGAATACGACGGCAAACCCACGGAATGAATGCTGGCCGGCCCATACTGCCAACCTTGCGCTTCTGCTACTGCTTCCAGAGGTGCAGGGTGAGCGCATTGGCCACTACTGACAGGCTGGAAAGCGCCATCGCCCCTCCTGCAATCGCCGGAGATAGCAATATCCCGAAATTCGGATAAAGCAGGCCAGCCGCAATCGGTATGCCGATTGCATTGTAAACGAGCGCCCAGAAGAAGTTCTGCCTTATCTTCCCGACCGTCGCCCTTCCGAGCCTGAACGCACTCACCACGTCCATGGGTTCAGAGCGCATGAGCACCACATCCCCGGTTTCTATCGCGACGTCGGTCCCCGAGCCCATGGCCAGGCCCAGGTCAGCGCTCGCGAGCGCAGGCGCGTCGTTTATCCCGTCCCCGACCATCGCTACCCTGAAGCCTTTCCCCTCAATTTCCTTCACTTTCGCGGCTTTCTCATCAGGCATCACCCCGGCAATCACGTTCGTGATTCCGGCCCTGGAAGCGATTGCGTCAGCAGTTTTCCCGTTGTCCCCGGTGAGCATCCACACCTCCAACCCGAGCCCGCGAAGCTCCTTCACAGCCCTTGGCGAGCCTTCCTTCAGCGAATCAGAAAGCGCGAGCGCCCCCAGCACGCGCGCGTCCATCGCCACGAACATCACTGTTTTCGCTTCTGCCTCGAGCCGCTTCGCCTCTTTCACCAGGTCCGCATCCGGCTTGGCGCCGGCTTCCAGAATCAGCTTCATGTTTCCAACGTATGCAGTATGCGTTCCGATTTTGCAGTGCACGCCCTTTCCTGCAACCGCCTTGAAACTGCTTGTTCTGCCCAATTTCACTCCCTTCATCTCGGCCTCATCTGTTATCGCCCTGCCCAGCGGGTGTTCTGACCCGTGCTCGGCGCTCGCGGCCAGCCAGAGCACCTCCCCTGCGTCCACGCCTTTCGCGGCCAGAACGTCCGTGACCCTCGGCTTGCCGAGCGTGAGCGTGCCTGTCTTGTCGAACACGACCGCGTTCACCGAACTCATCCTCTCCAGGGCCTGGGCGTTCTTGAACAGTATCCCTTTCCCGGCCCCGATTCCTGTCCCGACCATTATCGCTGTCGGGGTGGCAAGGCCCAGCGCGCACGGGCACGCTATGACCAGCACGTCCACCGCGAGCACCAGAGCGAAAGACGTTTCCGCGCCCATAGCGAATTTCCAGACCAGGAAAGTTGCGAGCGCAATCACAACCACGACCGGCACGAACACTGCGCTCACGCCGTCCGCGAACCTCTGTATCTCGGCCCTGCTTCCCTGCGCGTCCTCGACCATCTGCACTATCCGCGCAAGCGCGGTTTCGCTCCCGACTTTTTCCGCCCGCACGTGAAGGACCCCCTGCGCGTTGAGCGTTCCGCCGAAAACCGCGCTCCCCTCTTCTTTTTCCGCAGGCATGCTCTCCCCGGTGAGCATGGATTCGTCCACCGAGCTTTCGCCTTCAATCACCTTTCCGTCAGCGGGTATGCGCTCCCCTGGCCTTACCAGCATCTCTTCTCCGCGCCCAATTTCGGACGCAGGGATTCGGACTTCCTTTCCTTCCCTTACAACCGTCGCCATTTTCGGGGAAAGGTCCAGGAGCTTCCTTATCGCTTCGGAAGTTTTGCCCCGGGCAATCGCTTCCAGGTATTTGCCCAGCACCACGAGTGTGATAAGGCTCGCGCCCACTTCGAAATATTGCTCTGCTGCTAAACCCAGGAGCGCGAACACGCTGTATGCGTACGCAGTGCTGGTCCCAAGCGCTACCAGCGTGTCCATGGAGGCGCTCATGTTCCTTGCCGCGGAAATAGCCCCCTGGTAAAACTGCCTGCCCACCCAAAACTGCACCGGGGTCGCGAGCAGGAAAAGAATTTCCATCCTGTAAGGGGCATCCATCGCGAACATCCCTATGTAAACAGCAGGGAGTGTGAACAAAATCCCGAGCACGAGCCTGCGCCTCAAATCCCCGAGTTCAGCCTTGCGCATCTTTTCCTCCTGGTCGTGGCCCACCTCGGTCGAAGCGCCGTATCCTAGCTCCCTGATTCCGGCCAGTAGTGCGTCCACTCCCACTACGCCCTCTTCGTATTCTATCCGCGCCCTGCCAGAAGCGTAGTTCACGCTGGCGTTGAGCACCCCATGCGTCCTGGCAAGCTTTCTGGTTATGAGCGCGGCGCAGCTCGCGCAGTCCATTCCGCTCACCGCGATATCCTGTTTTTTCATATTCCAACCTGCATCAGTTCCTGGCCCCACCACAACCGCAGCTGCCTTCTAGCCCGCAGGTTTCTCCGGCTGCAGGAGCCTGGCTTGCGTTTTGCACCGGTGTTGCGCTTCCATTTTTAGGCTCCACGATGAATGTGCCTGCCCCCATGCCCATGTTGCACGATGTTTTGTAAGTTCCAGGCTTGTCAGCAACGAACTCAAGCACGTTGTTCCCCTGCGAAACCGTTATTTTCTGCCCCAGGCCCCAGATGTTGAAGACGCTCATGCATCCCACGAACGACTGCGGGTCAAGCGCCAGCCTTACCGCGGTGCCTTCCATTACGCGTATTTCCCTGGGTTCGTAGTAGCCGTTCACCACTTTTATATTGAACGTTTGCGCGCTTCCGCCCTGGGCCTGCACCGAGCCGGATGAATTCGGTTCCGAACCAGGCAAATACGGACTTGGATTCAGCCCGTTCTGCGCTGCAACCGCGCTGCCAGCAACCCATCCGGCAAACGCCAGCAGCACCGCAATCGCGGCTATCTCATGTTTTTTCATCCCATCACCCTGCGAAAACCGGCCCTGAAGCCGGTCCGTACACCATCATCCATGCCAGGACTGCGAAAAAGACCACATTAATGCTCGTAAGCGAGAACAGCGAAGGCGCATTCCATCCTGACAACCCGAGCTCCTCCACCTGCATGTGCGCGAGCCCGAGCAATATCGCAACGCATATCGCGGTTATGAATGCCAGGAACGGCACCAGCGGCTCTGCGAGGAGCATGACCGAAAGCATCGCGCCCATAGTCCCTGCCATGAGCCCAGCCATCATGCCTTCCATTACGCCCATTATCCCGCACCTCCTGCCTGCCCACACTCCGGCTGCCAGCCCGGCCGAGGTGGCAGTCACGCTGCCCCAGAACATTCCGTTCGAAGCCCCGAGCAGGGCGCCCGGAACGAATCCGGCCATCATGCCGAACGTCATGCCTTCCATCATGCCGGTCATGCACGTCACCCTCTTCCCGTATGCGCTGTACTGAACCCCTGAAGCCACCAGCACGACGGTTGCAATCGCGCCAAGGGCCAGGAGCGGAAGCTTGGCCTGCGCGAATCCCGGCTGGTGTTTCCAGGCTGCCAGGTAACCTATTCCGATTAATGCGAACAGCAGTGCCAGCGCGGCAAGGGATTTCACCGCCAAGTCGCGCTCTGTGCTCAATTTTCCATGCTTTGCGAAATCCCCCAGCGCCTTTCCGAAGCTGAACCCTCCGCCTGTGGATTCGGCTCCTGCGCCGCTGCCTTTGCTGTCCTCCCCAGAATCAATTTCGCCCGCCATCCAACCACTCAGTCTAATATACCGCGTATCCTTCTGCGCCAATCGCTTTTTTCACGGCCTCCAGGCCTTTCTCATCCGCTACCGAAACCCTTATTTCGGATTTATTGTAGTCCGCGGACAGCATCCTGCCTCCGGCTTCTTTGGCCGCCATCTCCACGAGTTTTCCGCAGCTCGCGCAGTGCATCCCCTTCACTTTGATAGTTTTTTCCATTCCATCACCTTTATCTTTCAAATCTTAATCAACCTTCTCCTGCAAATTTTCGTTTCGGCTTGCAGGAGCATTATTTCATTTGCCTGAAACAATACATATTTCTTGCTGAAACAATGGTTCATTTGGATGAAACAATGCTTTCCCCTGCCGAAACAATAGATATATATTCCTGAAACAGGCCAATAGATTCTACAAAATCCGTCTGTGAGAGGCGCTACTATGATAAGGAATCTCCAGTTCAACCAAAGGCTTCTTCTTTCCATCGCCCTTATTTCCGGGTTTGTCCTGCTTGTACTCGCAATGCTCATGAGCTACATCCTTGCGTCCAGCGGCTCGCCGCCCTCGCCATTAGTGGATTTGCTTTTCCGCTACCATTTCGAGATGATGCTTCTTGTCTCGGTGCTGGGGATAGTGGTCGGGGCAAGCGTCTATTTCCTCATGCACCAGAGCGTGGAAATCAAGAGCCAGGAATCCAAGTTCAACGCCAACCTGCTCCTGAATTTCCTGAGCCGCGAGGAGAAAGCCGCGATTGAGTATCTTGTGCAGAACGAAGGGCACACGACCCAGTCCCAGA harbors:
- a CDS encoding heavy metal translocating P-type ATPase, which codes for MKKQDIAVSGMDCASCAALITRKLARTHGVLNASVNYASGRARIEYEEGVVGVDALLAGIRELGYGASTEVGHDQEEKMRKAELGDLRRRLVLGILFTLPAVYIGMFAMDAPYRMEILFLLATPVQFWVGRQFYQGAISAARNMSASMDTLVALGTSTAYAYSVFALLGLAAEQYFEVGASLITLVVLGKYLEAIARGKTSEAIRKLLDLSPKMATVVREGKEVRIPASEIGRGEEMLVRPGERIPADGKVIEGESSVDESMLTGESMPAEKEEGSAVFGGTLNAQGVLHVRAEKVGSETALARIVQMVEDAQGSRAEIQRFADGVSAVFVPVVVVIALATFLVWKFAMGAETSFALVLAVDVLVIACPCALGLATPTAIMVGTGIGAGKGILFKNAQALERMSSVNAVVFDKTGTLTLGKPRVTDVLAAKGVDAGEVLWLAASAEHGSEHPLGRAITDEAEMKGVKLGRTSSFKAVAGKGVHCKIGTHTAYVGNMKLILEAGAKPDADLVKEAKRLEAEAKTVMFVAMDARVLGALALSDSLKEGSPRAVKELRGLGLEVWMLTGDNGKTADAIASRAGITNVIAGVMPDEKAAKVKEIEGKGFRVAMVGDGINDAPALASADLGLAMGSGTDVAIETGDVVLMRSEPMDVVSAFRLGRATVGKIRQNFFWALVYNAIGIPIAAGLLYPNFGILLSPAIAGGAMALSSLSVVANALTLHLWKQ
- a CDS encoding ATPase domain-containing protein, coding for MFAKKKQDTRIVRVSTGFPRLDSMLQGGLPQKTITLLSGACGTGKSTFAMQFLYQGARYSDEPGVYVTLEESPQSLVNNMSLFGWDLDELIEKKKMMVIKPEIYKFDSLKQIIADSIEKIGAKRLVVDSYSVLLTYFSDPNQIRHGLVQLDREIKKMGCTAIVISDIKDNAEIFSTTGIEEFIVDGVIVLSLIKDEKRPHMSRRAISVRKMRATKHPLGMYGFDIGDRGISIGDGMGRGGGPGPVPGNGAGEHAAKKVKAKKNKIKAQPKDQSTMNLSAFRSKGHHSWKWKHL
- a CDS encoding cation transporter, with the translated sequence MEKTIKVKGMHCASCGKLVEMAAKEAGGRMLSADYNKSEIRVSVADEKGLEAVKKAIGAEGYAVY
- a CDS encoding cupredoxin domain-containing protein, which encodes MKKHEIAAIAVLLAFAGWVAGSAVAAQNGLNPSPYLPGSEPNSSGSVQAQGGSAQTFNIKVVNGYYEPREIRVMEGTAVRLALDPQSFVGCMSVFNIWGLGQKITVSQGNNVLEFVADKPGTYKTSCNMGMGAGTFIVEPKNGSATPVQNASQAPAAGETCGLEGSCGCGGARN
- a CDS encoding cupin domain-containing protein, producing the protein MAKKGYATNLEKQTEDNDNFRQVLYTGKHSQLVLMSLNPGEEIGMEVHEHLDQFFRFESGEGIVLIDGVQHKVSDGSGVIVPAGANHNVINASKTSKLKLYTIYSPPEHQDKVVKRTKADALAQPEEYDGKPTE